One part of the Thermococcus radiotolerans genome encodes these proteins:
- a CDS encoding isopentenyl phosphate kinase, whose amino-acid sequence MIIVKVGGSVFSDKKGEPENFDHETVGNIAKEIAKFYPHEDFIIVHGGGSFGHPEAKKYGIREGLPEDWDTANFKRIGFTETHQAMLRANANFIKVFVREGLPAFSVSTSSVFITENGEVAYGDMEVVERLLELRFIPVLFGDVSIDLAKGIDILSGDQIITYLAKMLGPDKVIFLMDVDGIYDGRPGEGRLIQNLSREEIDSLLERLQCTAAGTDVTGGICNKLEEAKKIAEHSEVWFVNGKVPGRLSGAIRGDGFGTRISG is encoded by the coding sequence ATGATAATCGTCAAGGTTGGCGGCAGCGTCTTCAGCGATAAGAAGGGTGAGCCCGAGAACTTTGACCATGAGACCGTGGGGAACATAGCGAAGGAAATAGCCAAGTTCTATCCCCATGAGGACTTCATCATCGTCCACGGCGGAGGGAGTTTTGGCCACCCCGAGGCGAAAAAGTACGGTATAAGGGAAGGCCTCCCAGAGGATTGGGATACCGCCAACTTCAAGAGGATAGGCTTCACCGAGACCCATCAGGCCATGCTCCGGGCAAACGCGAACTTCATCAAAGTGTTCGTCCGTGAGGGTCTGCCGGCCTTCTCCGTCTCAACCTCCTCCGTCTTCATAACCGAGAACGGTGAGGTCGCCTACGGGGACATGGAAGTCGTGGAAAGGCTGCTGGAGCTCAGGTTCATCCCCGTTCTCTTTGGAGACGTCTCGATAGACCTCGCGAAGGGCATCGACATACTCTCCGGCGACCAGATCATCACATACCTCGCCAAGATGCTTGGGCCAGACAAGGTTATCTTCCTCATGGACGTTGACGGAATCTACGACGGCAGGCCCGGCGAGGGGAGACTGATTCAGAACCTCAGCAGGGAGGAGATAGACTCCCTCCTCGAAAGGCTCCAATGCACGGCGGCTGGCACCGACGTCACCGGCGGAATCTGCAACAAGCTGGAGGAGGCGAAGAAGATAGCCGAGCACTCGGAGGTCTGGTTTGTCAACGGGAAGGTTCCTGGACGGCTGAGCGGGGCGATAAGGGGCGATGGCTTTGGAACGAGAATCAGTGGATAA
- a CDS encoding mevalonate kinase yields MRVLASAPAKIILFGEHSVVYGKPAIAAAIDLRTYVRAGFNDRGAIKIEAKDIRVPGLTVSFSEDEIYFESDYGKAAEVLSYVRQAIELVREEADANGKGVTVSITSQIPVGAGLGSSAAVAVATIGAVSKLLGLELTNEEIGKLGHKVELLVQGASSGIDPTVSAIGGFIHYEKGDFEHLPFMELPIVVGYTGSSGSTKELVAMVRRTYEEMPEVIEPVLVAMGKIVEKARDVITSDLDEELRFAQLGRLMNINHGLLDALGVSTKKLSELVYAARVAGAIGAKITGAGGGGCMYALAPENQSEVATAITIAGGTPMITRISREGLRIEEVLP; encoded by the coding sequence ATGAGGGTTCTGGCATCTGCCCCGGCTAAAATTATACTCTTCGGCGAGCACAGCGTCGTTTACGGCAAACCCGCGATAGCTGCCGCCATAGACCTCAGAACCTACGTAAGAGCAGGGTTCAACGATAGGGGTGCGATAAAGATAGAGGCCAAAGACATACGCGTTCCGGGCCTTACCGTTTCGTTCTCCGAAGACGAGATTTACTTTGAGAGCGACTACGGAAAGGCGGCTGAAGTTCTCAGCTACGTCCGGCAGGCGATAGAGCTGGTTAGAGAGGAAGCCGATGCGAACGGTAAGGGTGTAACGGTCTCTATAACGTCACAGATTCCCGTTGGGGCCGGCCTCGGTTCATCCGCCGCCGTGGCGGTAGCGACCATCGGAGCAGTCTCGAAGCTCCTCGGCCTTGAGCTGACCAACGAGGAGATAGGAAAGCTTGGTCATAAGGTCGAGCTCCTCGTCCAGGGGGCATCGAGCGGTATAGACCCCACCGTATCTGCCATAGGCGGCTTCATCCACTACGAGAAGGGGGACTTCGAGCACCTGCCCTTCATGGAGCTGCCGATTGTTGTCGGTTACACCGGTTCAAGCGGGTCAACGAAGGAACTGGTGGCCATGGTGAGGAGAACCTACGAGGAGATGCCCGAGGTCATAGAACCGGTGCTCGTTGCGATGGGCAAGATAGTCGAGAAGGCCCGCGACGTTATAACCTCCGACCTCGACGAGGAGCTCCGCTTCGCCCAGCTCGGGCGGCTCATGAACATCAACCACGGCCTCCTAGATGCCCTCGGGGTTTCAACGAAAAAGCTCAGCGAGCTGGTCTACGCCGCGAGGGTTGCCGGAGCGATAGGGGCGAAGATAACCGGCGCCGGCGGTGGCGGCTGCATGTACGCCCTGGCCCCGGAGAACCAGAGCGAGGTTGCAACCGCCATAACGATAGCCGGCGGAACGCCAATGATAACGAGGATAAGCCGCGAGGGACTCAGGATAGAGGAGGTTCTGCCATGA
- the hepT gene encoding type VII toxin-antitoxin system HepT family RNase toxin, giving the protein MRIELIRSKLEEILESLRLIEENLPDDFETFESLGIVKDGIYKRTEFAIQNVIDICAIINSDLRLTMPEREEDVFEGLMRAGIISREIADKLRLMKGFRNVLVHRYGKINDELAFEVLHEHLEDIHEFVELIEKFLEGQR; this is encoded by the coding sequence ATGAGGATCGAGTTGATACGTTCCAAACTCGAGGAGATACTTGAGAGCCTCAGGCTGATAGAGGAAAACCTTCCAGATGATTTTGAAACTTTTGAGTCCCTTGGGATAGTTAAGGACGGAATCTACAAGCGCACTGAGTTCGCGATCCAGAACGTCATTGATATCTGTGCGATAATAAACTCCGACTTGAGGCTTACGATGCCCGAAAGGGAGGAGGACGTCTTTGAAGGACTCATGCGTGCCGGAATAATCTCCAGGGAAATAGCTGATAAGCTTAGACTTATGAAGGGCTTCCGTAATGTTCTCGTTCACAGGTACGGAAAAATTAACGACGAGCTGGCCTTTGAAGTGCTCCATGAGCACTTGGAGGACATTCACGAGTTCGTGGAACTAATTGAAAAATTCCTGGAGGGTCAAAGATGA
- the mntA gene encoding type VII toxin-antitoxin system MntA family adenylyltransferase antitoxin: MKLEDAMERILELGGDRVKFIILFGSQARGEARKDSDIDLCVYYEGSPTEAFRFRELVLGHLSDKYDVQIFQLLPVYLKKECLRGKVLFCRDETFLYDLAYETLKEWEDFRRYYYDYLGLEAIE; the protein is encoded by the coding sequence ATGAAACTGGAAGATGCCATGGAGAGAATCCTTGAGCTCGGTGGGGATAGAGTAAAGTTCATCATTCTCTTCGGCTCCCAGGCGCGTGGTGAGGCGAGGAAGGACAGCGATATAGACCTGTGCGTTTACTACGAAGGAAGCCCCACAGAGGCCTTTAGATTCAGGGAGCTCGTTCTTGGACACCTATCTGACAAATACGACGTCCAGATTTTCCAGCTCCTTCCGGTTTATCTCAAAAAAGAGTGCCTCAGGGGAAAGGTTCTCTTCTGCAGGGACGAGACTTTCCTCTACGACCTTGCCTACGAAACCCTCAAGGAGTGGGAGGACTTCAGGCGCTACTACTACGACTACCTCGGACTGGAGGCGATAGAATGA